From Coffea arabica cultivar ET-39 chromosome 9c, Coffea Arabica ET-39 HiFi, whole genome shotgun sequence, one genomic window encodes:
- the LOC140014434 gene encoding uncharacterized protein — translation MTRELWDDIQQRFFVRNGTRVHQLKTEVANCKQNRDSIMAYYGRLKKLWDDLNDYDPMPTCSCNGCKCNFVTRLQQRQEEERVHQFLMGLDESSYSNVRSNIITSDPLPNLHRVYSQVTEQEQVQVMTGAAPNRSDPVSFAMKTVSPGPWNSRGDRKDEGVVCSHCQKPRHSFDTCFRLHGYPDWWPGNSTQGRGKGRGNQGRGRGGVARAHVAQGAVQEAANVSHGRPLDDSDKAGLDNLSKADWETLKSLWNTHTNNTSVAQPRLNGKAYLQWLFDTGASHHMTGEETAFVEFQGILPCPVKMPNGEYVMAIGEGTVLVGKLSLKGVLYVPEIRCNLISVSKLARDKTHILKFTDRLCVVQDRTSRMLIGVGEELEGLYVAREEPLVSAHGAAAVKNMGL, via the coding sequence ATGACAAGGGAATTATGGGATGATATCCAGCAGCGATTCTTTGTTCGTAATGGCACGCGAGTTCATCAATTGAAAACGGAGGTTGCAAATTGCAAACAAAACAGGGATTCGATCATGGCTTATTATGGTCGACTAAAGAAACTGTGGGATGATTTGAATGATTATGATCCGATGCCTACTTGTTCTTGTAATGGATGCAAGTGTAACTTCGTTACACGGCTTCAACAGCGTCAAGAGGAAGAGCGGGTGCATCAATTCCTCATGGGGCTTGATGAATCATCTTATAGTAATGTTCGTTCCAACATCATCACTTCAGACCCTCTTCCAAACCTTCATAGGGTTTATTCTCAAGTTACGGAGCAAGAACAAGTGCAGGTAATGACTGGAGCAGCTCCCAATCGGTCTGATCCGGTGAGCTTTGCCATGAAAACAGTTAGCCCAGGCCCTTGGAATTCAAGGGGGGACCGAAAAGATGAGGGAGTAGTTTGCTCTCACTGCCAGAAACCGAGACATAGCTTTGACACATGCTTTCGTCTTCATGGCTATCCCGACTGGTGGCCAGGAAATTCGACTCAAGGAAGAGGCAAAGGACGTGGTAACCAGGGGCGTGGTCGTGGTGGAGTAGCACGGGCTCATGTTGCACAAGGGGCAGTACAGGAGGCTGCTAATGTTTCCCATGGGAGACCACTTGATGATTCTGATAAAGCTGGATTGGACAACTTGAGCAAAGCTGATTGGGAGACTTTGAAGTCTCTCTGGAACACTCACACAAATAATACATCAGTTGCTCAGCCAAGACTTAATGGTAAGGCATATTTACAATGGTTGTTTGACACAGGTGCTTCGCATCATATGACGGGAGAGGAAACTGCATTTGTAGAGTTTCAAGGAATACTTCCTTGTCCCGTGAAAATGCCAAACGGTGAATACGTTATGGCAATAGGAGAAGGAACAGTTCTTGTAGGAAAATTATCTCTCAAGGGTGTTTTATATGTCCCTGAAATACGATGCAATTTGATATCTGTTTCAAAATTAGCCCGTGACAAAACTCATATTTTGAAATTCACTGATCGTTTATGTGTTGTCCAGGACCGCACTTCGAGGATGCTGATTGGAGTGGGTGAAGAGCTTGAGGGGCTGTATGTCGCACGAGAGGAGCCTCTGGTCAGTGCTCATGGAGCCGCTGCAGTCAAGAATATGGGTTTGTAG